A stretch of DNA from Oncorhynchus nerka isolate Pitt River linkage group LG22, Oner_Uvic_2.0, whole genome shotgun sequence:
ACGTTGATGCTTTCCCAGGCATGGAGAGAAGGTGAGCCTGAGCTCCAAATGTGCAGAGCTGGACAGAGAGATGATCTCAGCCCTGGGTGTGTCTAAAGCTGTCCTCGACCATGTCATCTTTTGTCACCAAGAGGAGTCCAACTGGCCCCTGGGAGAAGGGAAGCCCCTCAAGAACAAATTTGATGCCATCTTCTCAGCCACAAGGTACGCATGTTGTtagctactgctactctctgttcatcatatatgcatggtcactttaaccatatctacatgtacatactacctcaatcaaccTGACTATCCGgcgtctgtatgtagcctcactacatTTTattgcctcgctactgtatatagcctgtctttttactgttgttttttctTTACTTcccacttgttgtattcggcgcacgtgacaaataaactttgatttgatttcaccAGGGAATTTAATTTGACATTCTTATTCAATTCTTGAATTGGAATTAGACTGTTGAattgatttgtaaaaaaaaatatgaatatttgGAAATTAATTGAATTGGGATTCAATATTATCAAAAATTTACTCCACGGTTTGTTTCCACTTGTACATCTATATTTCCAGTATAGCAAAGCTGTTTCAAGCGTGACATGATCAGCCTGAAAGCCTAAGGGAATTAGTGGGGATCATATTGAATTGGAAATGTAATTTATGGAATTGAGAGGAATTTGAATTAAATGGAATTTATAGCGAGAGGTAATTTAATTAGATTAGAATTTGTGGaattaactctaaccctgatggATATAAAGGATTTAGCTGTGAACCAAcaattttccctccctccccttgtcAGGTACATCAAGGTGCTGGAGACGCTGAGGCAGCTGAGGCTCAAGCAGTCTAACGAGGTGAGAGAGTGCCAGGTGGAGCTGAAGTTCCTGAAGCTGAACAAGGAGAAAGCCCTCGAGATCAGGGAGCTGCTTGCCAGCAAGGAGACCCAGCTGGCCTCCTCCAAAGATGCTGTACAGAAGATAGAGGGCCAGATCGAACCCCTGGAGGTGTGACCTCAGTCCATAGATAATTAGTTCTAGACAAGATGAATGGTTTACATCTGCTTATGTTAGTGTTTTATAGAACGTTATTTAGAAGCCAATTTAGATGCTAAACAAattgtttttgtcctgtctaaaAGTAGCCTACTTTGAGTAACTCCATTTTAAATGTAGGCATGCAATGGATAAAGTCTAGATTAATACCGCTTTTTAAGTATTTCTACCTGTTTTATTTCAGAACCGACTGGTTGACATTGATGAGAATCTGGGAAAAGTGATGAAATTCGACAACGACATCAaggctttagacagcaggaagaAGCAGATGGAGGAAGACAACCAGGAACTGGAGGAGAAAATGGAGCAGGTGTGACAGACGCATTTCACCAGAACACTATTCCATTCTCATCAATGGGGAACACCTTTTATAAGTGTGTTTGTGAGCCCAACACCTGCTAACAAAGAACCAATTGTCCATTTTGAGAAGAGCTTAATTAGCGTATAGGAAAAGCACGATAATCTCAGTGCTATTAGATAACGAATTGGACTCTGCAGCTTTAAATTTACAGATGAcaagtcagtacagtacagatctTTATTTAGACAATATCTTGTAACATTTTGGAACTCTCTCCCTTTCATGCATCTTTCCTTAATGGTTGTGTCTGTCATGTCCAAGACCTGTTCCAATCCATCTGTGTGGCCTGTGTAACTGAAGCcctgttgtgtggctgtgtggccgAACTCAGGTGTTCCAGGGCTCAGATGAGCAGCTGCAGGAGATGTACCAAAATCACCAGAGGAcagtgaaggagaaggagaagaggtttACAGAGTGCCAGAGGGAGATGGAACGAGCCGGGAGAGAGTGCCAGAGACTCAACCGCCTCCAGTCCGACCTTCTAGTTGAACAAGGTGTGACATTGGAGTGACTACACTATATAACCATGAAGAGTTCTATGTTGGGTGCATACAAGtcatgttatatttcagtttgtcagtgtttATTTGCTTTATCGATGTGCTAGACCAAgggtctccaaccttttctagTATGTGAgctactttaaaaaaatgtaaaaatacttATTGCGAGCTTTCAAATCGGCACATTCTTATTTTCTTTACCCTGCGGCTCTTTCCCGGTCCTTGGTGTATTTTTTTTCTGTTGTATTCTCAATATTACAATTATTCATAGAGAAACAACAAACGTGGAAGGTGGAAGAGTCCATTTCATTGCTTAAAGAGAAATTCCAGCTTAAAATGCATCATACCagctgtattttgaaagttatacaTCTTGAGGACTTGAtttctgacatgcaaaacatttttaaTATGACACGGTTTTTGGGGAAAGTCTGTACCACCCACAAgatggaaaggaagacccagagttacctctgctgcagaggataagtttgtGAGAGTTAActtcacctcagattgcagcccaaataaatgcttcacagagttcaagaaaccgatacatctcaacatcaactgttcagaggagactgtgtgaatcaggcctgcatggtcgaattgctgcaaagaaaccactactaaaggacaccaataagaagagacttgcttgagccaagaaacaggagtaatggacattagaccagtggaaatctatcctttggtctgGGGTCCAAATtggatatttttggttccaagcgccgtgtctttgtgagatgcagtataggtgaacagatgatatcCGCATGTGTAGTACCCACTGTGAACCATGGAGGATggagtgttatggtgtggggatgGTGACACTAgcaatgatttatttagaattcaaagcacacttaatcagcatggctaccgcagcattctgcagcgatgcggcatcccatctggtttgtgcttagtgggactatcatttattattcaacaggacagtgacccaaaacacacctccaggctgtgtaagggctatttgaccaaggagagtgatggagtgctgcatcagatgacctgacctccacgatcacccgacctcaacccatttgagatggtttaggatgagttggaccgcagagtgaaggaaaagcagccagcatatgtgggaactgttgaaaagcattcctcatgaagatggaagataacacttttggttactacgtgtgtgttatttcatagtttgtgtgTGAGGCATGAGCACcaaacaggcagacagatggGCAATATTGCTGGAAATTAATTGGGAGATATTGATACATGGTGGCTAACCAGGGGTAGAATAATGTCAATGTGGCTTTGATTGGATagtacattttacattacatttagtaatatagcagatgctcttatccagagcactttacagtagtgagagcatacattttcatactggtcccccttgggaatcgaacccacaaccctggtgttgcaagcgccatgctctaccaagtgaGCCACACGGGACTACACTTGCCAGAAGATTTATCACAGTTTGCATGCAACATGTGAAAAAATGCATGTACTTTCAGAATGAATTGGCAAGCAACTCATAGGTGGGCTATGATCTacctgttggagacccctgcACTAAACCAGGTTTTCCCAAACTCTGACCTGGGGCCTCTACTggatgcatgttttggtttttgccctagcactacacagctgtttTGAATAACCGACTCCTCAaactttggttatttgaatcagctgtgcagtGCTAGGACAAAAACCAAAAAGTGCAGCCGGGGGGGGCaagaccgagtttgggaaaaccCTGCACGAGACGGCTGTGTATTGGTTGGTCTACACACGCAACCAATAAACCTAATAGATCATGTTGAATATCATTAGTGGTGCTAATCTGATATTGATCATGTTGTGTTTCTCTCCTCCGTTAAGGTCGTCTCCAGCTGGAGGCTGATCGCCATGCCCAGAACATGAAGGCCCGTGACTCCCAGGTGAGAGCCCTGGCAGCCTATCTGGAGATGGAGGGCTACGACCGTTCCCCCTTCAATGACAGACAGCTGCAGAGCTTCAACCGCCAGGTCAAAGAAAGACTCGACCAGGAGACTGAGGCCGCCAACCAGGTCATGGTAAGAGAAAGTCCCGTCCACACGAAGTTTGGAAAGATGCAGCTTTGTTCCATTGATCTGGTTTTAACGGTCAGGAAACGGAACCTAAAACGGACTCCTGGCCCTATTCATGTTGTATAACTTTGTTCTTCCAAGCCATTCATCTGTATTCCAAACTGTGTTCCAGAGGGATATACAAGAGAAGGAGGCCATGAAGCAGCAGAGCATTGATGAGATACGAGACAAAAAGACTGGTCTGGAGAGGACCATGGAGCTGAAGAAAGACCTGCAGGTTAAGAAGCAGCATGAGCTGAGGAACGTCAAGTCTGACCTACAGAGACTGGAGGGCTCCTCCTCCCGGCTGCAGGAACTGGAGACGGAGCTCACCAAAGCGGTAGGCGCACAACACATTGTCTGCAATTTTTATCTGTGAATGTGTTGTTTATCCCTTAGATAAAGTTCCGGAGTGTTTACTAGATGTGGTATACGCCTGGGTTTAAATTAGTGTCCCCGTAGATTTTCTTAGACAACCGAAGGAACATCCAGAGCTGCAAACGACTACATGTTGAATAGTAGTCCTGCCTCTAAGTAGTAGTTGGGGAAACTGAAGTTCATGATATTCCTGTGTGTATCTGTGGTGCCTCTCTGCAGGAGCGTGAGCTGGAGAGCGCGGTGCAGAGCTCCAATGTGGATGGGCTGAAGGCCGAGGTGCTGGAGCTCCAGAAGGACAAAGCTGAGCTGGACCGCACACAGCGTCGGCTGGACCGTGAAATGGAGAcccttaacacacacaccaccacacgcaCACAGATGGACATGCTCAAGAAGGATAAGGTAGTGTCAGCTCAGAACAAGAATTAAAGATACCGGCATATGCTGAATGACATTATACAGCTTAAAAGATTGTCAATCTACACAATTGAGATGTGAGAAATGTAGTGAGCCCTGTACAGGTCTGCATTGttgattaaaatatatatatatattcagtatACACACACAACTACCTGAGTATACAAGATGTACGCTTCGTTGTTTAGTTTGTGGCCCAAACCTGACCCATGACGAGGAACAAGAGGTCACTCTCAACCTGGCCAGTGGTAACATGAGCCTGTGggcctctcttcttccctcagaCAGATAAAGAAGATCAGGTGAGGAAGATCAAGTCAAGGCACAGTGAGGATCTGGTGTCCCTGCTGGGTCACTTCCCTAagaagagggagctggaggactGGATCCACGCCAAGTCCAAAGAGATCAACTCCACCAGGGAGAAACTAGCCAAGCTCAAGTGAGTGCTTCTGTCAAACATGGCCAAATTTATACAGTATCTGCTCTGTCTTCGTGTTGTTACAGTAAGAAGTTGCTGAGGTCTATATGATTCTGTGCTTGCAGTAAGGAGCTGGCGTCAGGGGAGCAGAACAAGAGCCACATCACAGCAGAGATCAGGAGGAAGGAGCAGCAGCTGGCCAGCTATGAGGAGAAGATGTTCAATGTGTGTGGCAGTCAGGACTTCCAGCAGGACCTGGGCAAGCTGCAGGATGACCTGGAGAAGACTTCCAAGCAGAGAGGTAACTAACAGGCCCACGAGTTGGATATGAGGTTTAATTTATACCGGTTTAATTTATaccgttaattgaaatgcattacaggtggctacctcatgaagctggttgagagaatgccaagagtgtgcaaaactgtaatcaaggcaaagagtggctactttgaaaaatctcaaatataaaatatattttgatttaacaaatttttttgttactacatggttccatttgtgttatttcctagttttgatgtcttcgctattattctacaatgtaaaaaattgttaaattaagaaaaaccctggaatgagtaggtgtgtccaaacttttgcctggtactgtatattttctgATCTGTTTTAATTAATGTCAGATCTtattaaccctgtgtgtgtgtgcgctcagcCATGCTGGCGGGAGCCACAGCCGTGTACACTCAGTTCATCAGTCAGCTGACAGAGGAGGGCGAGCCCTGTTGCCCCGTGTGCCAGCGCATCTTCCCCTCGGAGGCTGAGCTCCAGGACGTCATCAACGACATGCAGTCCAAGCTGCGCCTGGTCCCtgacaagctgaagaacaccgAGCAGGAtctgaagaggaaagagaggaggaaggacgACATGATGGCCCTCAAACCTGTCAGGTTAGAACGGATCGGGGAGTACTTACTGCTTGTGTATTTTCATTGTAGACGATAGGCTTTTGGATTAGGTTGCATTTCTTCCACTAGATGGTAGTGGATGCCTGTACAATGCAGAGGTACACATCTTGATCAGGCAGCTGCTGCACATAACCTGTGAGAGAGGATCATGTTCTGGTACTTCATAATAGATGGATGTGAAAGGAAAAACATATGTCATTTTGTATGGCTTGCTGCTGTTTGACTGGGGCAGAAGAATTATCACTCAAAACTGTTGTAAATGTCCTGCTCCACTGCTCATGTCCCATTATCTTAACCCTTTCTCCACCTAAGCCATATGCTACTCTCATCTCAGTTGATCCACATGAGTTGCTGACCCAGGCCCTGTTCTGTGCTGTGGTAACCACCAGGCAGTCTATTGCTGAGCTGCAGGAGAAGGAGCTTCCTGAGCTGAGGAACCGGCTGCAGAACGTGAACCGGGACATTGAGAGGCTGAAGGGGGATGTGGAGGAGCAGGAGACCCTGCTGTCCACTCTGATGTCAGAGGAGGACACAGCCAAGGCCTGCCTGCAGGACATCTCCCTCATGGACAGATACCAGGTCAGACCACATAACGATTAACATAACACGGCCTGCGTGGTCTTCATTCTTAATGTGAAAGTCACCATATAGAGATGTCAATGATTTCTGTGTTTCTTTCAGGGATGGGCTAGGTTATTCGAATATCCAAACGGTCGTAGTATTCAATTTCTTGCGagagtattattatatattatttttaatgatatgcagtgcattcggaaagtattcagaagcctttactttttccacattttgttacgttacgtcCTTATGCTATAATGGATTAAATACCAAAAAGTTCTGTCAAAGCGGGAAAAAATACAGATACCTTATTTTtggttttcagaccctttgctatgagactcgaaattgagctcgggtgcatcctgtttctattgatcatccttgagatgtttctacaacttgattggagtccactggtggtaaattcaattggtttggaaaggcacacacacgtcTATATacggtcacacagttgacagtgcatgtcagagcaaaaaaacaagccatgaggttgaaggaattgtccgaagagctccgagacaggattgtgttgaggcacagatctggggaagggtaccgaaacatttctgcagcattgaaagtccccaagaacacagtggcctccatctttcttaaatggaagaggtttggaaccaccaagactcttcctagagctgtccgcctggccaaactgagcaattgggagaagggccttggtcagggaggtgaccaagtacctgttggtcactctgatagagctccagagttcctctgtggagatgggagaaccttccagaaggaaaaccgtCTCTGCCGCACTCCAtcgatcaggcctttatggtagaatggccagacagaagccactcctcagtaaaagacacatgacaggccgcttggagtttgcgtaaaggcacctaaaggactctgaccatgagaaacaagattctctcgtcagatgaaaccaagattga
This window harbors:
- the rad50 gene encoding DNA repair protein RAD50; the encoded protein is MSRIEKMSILGVRSFGVEDKDKQIISFLNPLTVLVGPNGAGKTTIIECLKYVTAGEFPPGSKGNTFVHDPKDAHETDVRAQIRLQFTDLNGEKVAVQRSMQATQKGKKTEFRSLEGVITRIKHGEKVSLSSKCAELDREMISALGVSKAVLDHVIFCHQEESNWPLGEGKPLKNKFDAIFSATRYIKVLETLRQLRLKQSNEVRECQVELKFLKLNKEKALEIRELLASKETQLASSKDAVQKIEGQIEPLENRLVDIDENLGKVMKFDNDIKALDSRKKQMEEDNQELEEKMEQVFQGSDEQLQEMYQNHQRTVKEKEKRFTECQREMERAGRECQRLNRLQSDLLVEQGRLQLEADRHAQNMKARDSQVRALAAYLEMEGYDRSPFNDRQLQSFNRQVKERLDQETEAANQVMRDIQEKEAMKQQSIDEIRDKKTGLERTMELKKDLQVKKQHELRNVKSDLQRLEGSSSRLQELETELTKAERELESAVQSSNVDGLKAEVLELQKDKAELDRTQRRLDREMETLNTHTTTRTQMDMLKKDKTDKEDQVRKIKSRHSEDLVSLLGHFPKKRELEDWIHAKSKEINSTREKLAKLNKELASGEQNKSHITAEIRRKEQQLASYEEKMFNVCGSQDFQQDLGKLQDDLEKTSKQRAMLAGATAVYTQFISQLTEEGEPCCPVCQRIFPSEAELQDVINDMQSKLRLVPDKLKNTEQDLKRKERRKDDMMALKPVRQSIAELQEKELPELRNRLQNVNRDIERLKGDVEEQETLLSTLMSEEDTAKACLQDISLMDRYQLDLKDVERKIAQQAAKLQGVDLSRTIQQVNQEKQETQHRLDTTSSKMELKRKLIQDQQEQIQSLKSSMNETRAEKLQISSNMQKQQQLEEQCVEFTTEIQALHREIKEAKEQVSPLATTLEKLQQERLDLMERRKQRQEEGQEKINSIKDKVKSMAAFEREIIGYTEEGKDDYKEQKEGELRETNTQVHEAEKQREKINKDSGNIRQDIDTQKVQERWLQDNLTLRKRIEELKDVTKKREAVAKDMGNMQVLQLRNERRESEQRVDDLKKNRSVALGRQKGFEEEIIRFRKELREDQYGKADERFRDRMIVMRTTELANKDLDIYYKALDQTIMKFHSMKMEEINKIIRDLWRSTYRGQDIEYVEIRSDVDENSSGAGVKRRTYNYRVVMVKGDTALDMRGRCSAGQKVLASLIIRLALAETFCLNCGILALDEPTTNLDRENIESLAHALVEIIKSRSRQRNFQLLIITHDEDFVELLGRSNYVEHFYRIRKNMDQCSEITKCSVSSLTSYLH